GATTACACGTTGACCTTTGGCGCCCCCAAGTGCGGTTTGATTTCGGACTGTGCTGCGGAATTTGTGGGGCACTTGGAAGTGGCTGCGGAAATCGGGTTTGTCGATGCGCCGCCCTTGGGTGAACTGCGTTGGGTTGGTGCGGATGATTCCAAACGGTTTGCTCCCAAGCGGCTGGCCAACTCGCACAAAGGCACGTTCGGGCATGTGGGGATCATCGCCGGCTCCATGGGGTACCATGGCGCGGCCGTGTTGGCAGCACGGGCGGCGGAAAGTTCAGGCGTGGGTTTAGTGAGTGTGTTTACGCCGGCGTATGCACCGGTGGCCGCCCAATTGCAATCGGCGATGGTGCATCCGTGGGATGCGAATGTGGTTCATACTTTAAGTGCTTGCACAGCAGTGGTTATCGGGCCCGGCTTGGCAGGGCCGGATGTGCCGGAAAGTTTACGCCAAGTAACGGTAAATCTTTGGAGGGAATCGGAGAACCCAATTGTTGTGGATGCCAGCGCGCTGGAATGGATTGCCAATGAGCCAATCCCGGAAAATGCGGTGCGCGTGGTGACCCCGCATCCAGGTGAAGTAGCGAGGTTTCTGGATACCACCGCTGGTATCGTTCAAACGGATCGAATGCAAGCCATGCGGAAAGTTTCAGCAATATGCGGCGGGGCGATCACTGTGCACAAGGGGCGGCACACGCTCGTCGGAGGCATTGAAGGCCCGGTGAGCATCAACAGTTCTGGAAATCCACACCTCGCTCAAGGCGGGAGCGGGGATGTGCTCGCAGGGCACTTGGGTGGCTGGTTGGCTCGCAAGGATTTGGAGTCCACACCGATGGAAATCGTCGTGCAAGCGGTGTGGCGGCACGGGGCGGCGGCGGACAATCTTTCGAGCCTCCGTCACGCTTGGGGTCTTGAGGCGTTGCTTTCGAATTTGGAAACCGATTTTGATTGCTGAAACCGGATTTCTAGTGCACGTTGAACGAAGAGTGAGGGGGTGGATTTCAATATTGGTGTGGCTACTGGTCGCAATGCCTGAAGCGCATTCTGCGTTTCTTGTGGAATTTCAGAACAAACGCGAATCGATTCAGGCGCACAGCATTCTCTCTGCAAACACGACAGGCGTCATTCTTCGGCCGGTCGGCGGCGGGTTCGGCAATGGCGTGCGTCATCGTTGGGATGAATTCTCTGCACGCACGTTGGGGGTGCTGATGAGCGAGTTATTGGAGGACCCCCTTTTCAATCAAAAATCCCGTGAAGTGAAATTCAAAATCATGGAATCGATCGAGGTGGCGCGAAGAGGGAAAGCTCCAGAAAAACCCGATCAACCGATCCGGCCACTCCGGCCACTCTTGCCACAACCCGTATCTCTGACCAATGCTCCATCCCCGCCCGCGGTAAATCCCGGAACGGGAATCCCAACACCGCAACCTGCCGTTGTCCCTACCAACAGTTTGCCGGCCTTGCCGAAACCCACCGTAGTTGCCCCGGTCAAGCCGATCACTCAGCCTGCGACAAATGTGGCAACTGCGCCGGCATCCGTCCTTCAACTGGCCGAACCTCCCGGGGTGGCGCCCTTTCCGGAACGTCGCCCACCCGCGAGCGGGTTGAGTTCAGAAACTATGGTTAACCCATCAGGAATTTTCCTCACACTACTGGTCATGGCACTGAGCGGATACGCCGGGTACGAAATCGCTCGATTCAAAAAACGTCCGGTGAAGCTGGTGTGTGCGTTAAGCGCGATGTTGCCTGTATTGGGCCCCGCAGTTTTTTTGGCATTACCACCTCAAAACAGTAGCGAGGCAACGCAGTTTGCGTCGCCCGGCGTCCCCGGTGCGCCAGACATGCCGGGAACCACGCCGCCCGCACCATTGCCCGCCGTGAAGGAGTTGAAATATGAGGATGACCCTGACTCGCCTTATGCAAATCTTACTGCTGGCGGCGTTGAGGAAACTCAATTTGTGGAAGAATCCGTTGCCGTACCGCCTGCGGTTGCGAAATCGCTCGAGCATTATCATGCTTCTGAATACGAATTCACCCCGGCATTTTTCAGCCAATACTTTGCTCAATTTGTGGGCGCGGCAGCCACGACCGGCGAGGCGCTCATTTTGCGTTCCAATTCAGATGAGTATCCCGTCCACTATATTTCATCCGTGGACGTCACCGGGCTGCAGATTATTTACGCGGCCAATGGCCAGTGGGTGCAGCAGTTTTTGACCTATGCCGATCTCACTGAAGTGGAGGTGTTGGGTCATGCCTGATTCAATGAAATACAACGCCGTCTTGCTGTTTGGCGCTCCCGGTTCCGGAAAGGGAACTCAAGGACGCATCCTTCGGCATCTTCCTGATTGTTACTACTTCGCCTGTGGGGATGCCTTTCGTAATTTGCGTCCAGATGACCCGCTTGGAAAAACTTTTTTGGAATACTCGAGTCGCGGCGAGTTGGTGCCTGACGAATTTACCATCACGCTTTGGCAGAAAAATATGGAGAGTGCCATCGTTAAGGGAGCCTTTCACCCCAAGCAGGATTTCCTGGTGCTCGACGGGATTCCGCGCAACCCGCATCAAGTTGAAATGATGAGCGAGCATGTCAATGTGATGGCCGTGCTGCATTTGGCCTGTCCGGATCAGGAGCAAATGATCCAACGAATTCAACGCCGTGCCTTACTCGAAAGCAGGCTCGACGATGCCAATCTCGACATCATTCGGCAACGATTCGAAACCTATAAAAAGGAAACCCAGCCTGTGCTTGATTGCTTTGATGCCAGCATTGTACACGAAATCGACTCCACCCAACCCCCTGTCAAAGTGCTCGGCGGTGTTGCCGAAGCGCTGGGGCAACTGGAGTTCTGTAATTGATGGCCCCCCGCGTGCTCTACATGGGCACTGCCGAGTTGGCTTGCCCACCGCTCGTGGCGCTTCATCAAAGTTCCGTTGCGGATGTCGTAGGCGTAGTCACCCAACCGGACCGCCCCAGCGGACGAAAGCTAGCGCTTCAACCCAGTGCTGTTAAACAATGTGCACTGAAATTAGGGGTACCCGTCATCCAGCCAAAATCGCTGCGTAACCCTGAGTCACTCAAACAACTCGCCACGTTTGAAGCAGATCTTTTTATCGTAACTGCCTACGGCCAAATCCTCTCGCAAGCCGCACTTGACCTGCCTCCGCGCGGCGCGCTGAATGTTCACGCTTCACTTCTTCCGCGTCATCGAGGTGCCGCACCAATTCAGTGGGCCATCCTCAAAGGCGACGCGACCACCGGCATCACCCTGATGCGTATGGATGCCGGGCTAGACACAGGAGACATAATCGCAAGCACGGCAACCCACATTGGAAGTGAAGACACTGCTCAAACGCTACACGATCGTTTATCCGAAATGGGAGCCAAACTATTAATCGAATCATTGCCCGGTTTTTTGGGCGGCACCTTAATTTCTGTTCCTCAAGATGACAGTGCATCCACCTATGCGCGGAAAATTTTGAAACAGGATGGCTTGATTGATTGGGCTCAACCCGCGATTACCATCCAAAACAAATTGCGCGCATTCACCCCGTGGCCAGGTTTATTCACGCAATTGCCAACTCAAAAAATGCGATCAGTCAAAATCCAGAAAGTAAGCGCTTCCACGGTAAGCGGCAATCCGGGCGAGGTGATTTCCGCCAATGAACAGGGCATTTGGGTCGGTTGCGGAGAGGGGTCACTGTCGCTGTTGCTGCTTCAAAGAGAAGGGGGGAGGCCGCTCAACGCGGTTGATTTCCTCAATGGATGCCCCCTTGAACCAGGAAGCCGTCTTGGGCAACCCTGAAAACAGTTCTTGAACTTGACAATTGAGGCGCAACGCCTAATTTGAGCACCTGATTCAAACGATTGTTTGAATCAGGTGCATGAAACTGAAGGATACAAAACGTGATATCTTAGATGCCGCTGAACTCTTATTCGCGGCGCGCGGCCCTCAAGCCACCTCGTTAAGGCAAATTATTGGCCGTGCCAAAGTGAATTTGGCGGCGGTCCATTACCATTTCGGGAGTAAGGAATCTTTGTTGCAAGCGGTCATGTCACGACGGCTCGTGCCGTTAAATGCTGAACGTCTCGCGTTATTGGAGGAACAAGAACGTGCTTACGGACGCCGCCCGGTTCCATTGCGTAAAGTGCTTGGGGCGTTGGTGGGGCCGGCGCTTCGGCTGAGCCGCAATCCCCAAAAAGGCGGCGCGGTGTTCATGCAATTATTGGGCCGCTGTTTTATGGAACCGGATGCAAAAATCCAGGCGATGTTGGATCGTCAGCTGGAGGAGGTGGCCGGTCGGTTTATTCCGGCGTTGCGACGGGCGTTGCCGAAATTACCGGAGGAAGATTTTTTTTGGCGGATTCATTTTCTGGTGGGCGCAATGGCGCACACGATGGCAGACGCTGAGCGATTGCGTTCATTTTCCGGTGGGCGCTGTGATCCGGATGACACGGAAGCTATGGTTGATCATCTGGTGATTTTTTTATCCGCCGGGTTCAAGGCGAAATCACGGTGAACACGCGTGCCATTATTTTTGTTGAGCTGATTCTCGTCAGTCTGCTGGGAGGTTGCGCCGTCAAAATGCCTGTGCGTTCAGGGTTCTCACTGGAACTCCCGGAACAATGGACGTCGGGTGCGGGTTCCACCAATGCGCTGACCGCCGACTGGTGGAAATCATTGGGCAATTTCGAATTAAACGGATTGGTTCAAGAAGCTCTGATCAATAATCCGAATTTACAGATTACAGCTGTTCGCCTTGAGCAGGCGCGTTTGCGGCAACGGATTGCGAGCGCGGATCGACGGCCTTCATTGAATGCCTCATTGGATTCAAATAAAAAACGCAGCAATTTCATCGGGTTACCGATTGGCGGGGCGTCTGTGTTAACCTCGCGATCAGAAAATTACGGATTTATGCTGTCCAGTAATTGGGAAATGGATGTGTGGGGTCGCATCGGTGCCGGGCAGTTGGCAGCGTCGATGGACACAGCCGCGGCGCGAGCGGAACTGCGGGCGGGGAAGCAATCACTGGCTGCCCAAACGGTGAAAGCGTGGATTGCATTGACGGAAGCGCGTGAGCAACTTGATTTGGCAGCGGCAAATGTGGAGATTCTCGAAACGAGCACGCGACAGGCTGATATACGCCTTGGGCTTGGAGTGGGGTCGGCGTTGGATTTGCGTTTGGCGGAGACAAACCTCTCGGCCACCCGTGCATTGGTTGAGCAATGGCGATCTTCACGGGCTCGGGCGCAGCGACAATTGGAAGTTTTGTTGGGGAGATATCCTGAAGGTGTGTTGGTCGGGGTGCCTGTTTTACCGGAATTACCACCGGCGATGCCCGCGGGCCTGCCATCCCAATTGCTCACACGTAGACCTGATATTTTGGGTGCGCATAGTCGGTTAATTGCTGCCGATGCTCGTACGGTGGTGGCGAATGCGGAGTTGTACCCAGTTTTTTCACTGACCGCTTCGGGCGGAACGTCCAGCGATGAGCTTGAGAATTTACTGAACAATCATATGCTCGTGTGGTCTCTTGGCGCAAATTTGACGCAACCGATTTTCAACTCTGGGCGGTTGCGCGCCAATGTGAAGTTGCGGCAGAGTTTGGCAAACGAGGCGGTGAGCCAATATCGTAGTACGATTCTTAATGCATTTGCTGAGGTTGAAACGGCATTAAATAATGAACGGTTATTGAGTGAGCGTGAGGCGATGTTGGCTGATGCGGCGGGCAAAGCCGCTCAGGCGTTTGAGCTGGCTGGAGACCGTTTCTCACGGGGATTGGAGCCGTTCGCGCGGGTGCTCGATGCGCAACGGCGGGTCAACGAATTGCGCGGTCAAAAGGTTGGGGTGCGTCGCTTGCTTTTGGAAAATCGAGTGAATCTTCACTTGGCATTGGGGGGTGGGTTTGATCTCCCGCAAGCAGAGGCGGAGGGGAGGCAATGATGCGACGAGTGTTACAAGTTGCCTTGCCGGTTTTCGTGCTCGGAATCGGCCTATATGGTTCTTGGTGGTTGACGACTCATCGCAAGACGGTTACTGCGAAGTCATCGGAACGGTTTAAGCCGAGAGTGGAATCGCTGTCCGTGAAGCGGGTGACATTCCGGCCGGAAATCCATTCGCAAGGCACGGCGATGCCGCGCCGCGAAATCGGACTGTCACCGGTAGTAAGCGGTCGGGTGGTTTGGGTTTCGCCGCAACTGGTGGTGGGAGGTTTATTTGATCAGGGCACCGAATTGGTGCGGATTGATCGTGGTGATTACGAATTAGCGTTACGCCAAGCGACTGCGGATATTCAAACGGCGCAGGCAGGGATGACGAACGCTCTGGCAAAAGTGGCCAGTGGTGTGGCACAGGTCGCCCAAGCGCAGGCTTTGATTACCCGTGAAGAAGCTGAGGCTGCCGCCGCGCGTGCGGAATGGAAATTGCTGGGCCGCAAAGGTGAGCCGGCGGCACTATTGGTGCGTGAGCCGCAGTTGCGCGAAGCTCGAGCGACAAAAGCCTCGGCGGAAGCATTGACGGGAGCTTCACGCGCGCAATTCGAATCAGGGAAGGCGGTATTGGCAGCAGCGGAGGCAGTGCGGGATCAAGCGCTGGTCAACCTCAAACGATGTCAATTGTTTGCGCCATTTAAAGGGCGTGTTCAATCTCAATCCATCGGCTTGGGCCAACTCGTTTCGCGGGGCAGTGTGCTGGCGAAAATCCAGCCGGTGGCTGTAGCTGAAGTACGTTTGCCATTGCCGATTGGGGAATTCAAATATTTGGATTTGAACGAGGCGATGCGGGGCGGGATCGTGGATGGGCCGGAGGTGGAACTTAGCTCGGGCGGGGAAATCTGGGGCGGGAAAATTGTGCGTGCGGAAGGTGAAGTGGACACCCGCACTCGAATGATAACGGTTGTGGCAAGCGTGCCCGGTCCGTATGCGTCGGGGAAGCCGCCATTGAGTTTCGGAAGGTTTGTGAGGGCGCGGATTGATGGGCGCGCAATGGAGGGCGTGGTGGTGCTGCCACGGGCAGCGTTACGTGAAGGCTCAGGTGTTTATGTGTTGCGCAACGGCAAATTATTTTCTCAGCCGGTCACTCTTGCGTGGAGTGATCGTGCTCGGGTGGTGATTGATTCCGGCCTCAAGGAGGGGGAGCGGGTTTGTCTTTCGCCGTTGGATTCGTTTGTGGAGGGCATGGAGGTGCGGTCGGATGAATAATATTATTGAATGGTTTGCGCGCAATCGAGTGGCGGCAAATTTGCTCGCGGCGTTTTTTATAATAGCCGGGTTGCTGGCGATCCCAAAGATTAAACAGGAAGTGTTTCCGGAGTTTGATTCAAATTGGGTTTTAATCGAGGTGCCCTATCCCGGCGCGGCCCCGGAGGAAACCGAGGAGGGTATCTGTGCGCGCGTGGAACAGGCGGTGCAGGGATTGGAGGGCGTAAAGCAAATGGTATCTACCGCGGCCGAGGGGGCAGGGGTGGTAGCGATCGAATTACTGCCGCGCGCGGATGGCCAAAAGTTTCTGGATGAAGCGAAGGCCAAAGTGAATGCGATCGACACGTTTCCCAAAGAAGCAGAAAAGCCTGTCATCAGTGAAATTATCATCCGCAAACAGGTGATTAATATTGCTGTGAGTGGGGACGTTGGGGAAAAGGCGCTCAAACGTGCGAGCGAACGTGTGCGTGATGAATTGCTTGCTCAATCGGGGATTACTCAGGTGGAGCTGGTTAACGTGCGTCCATACGAAATTTCCATTGAGTTACGCGAAGATGAATTGCGACGGTTTAATCTGACCTTCGATGAAGTGGCGGCCGCGGTGCGTTCCAGTTCGCTCAATCTCCCGGCGGGTACGTTGAAGACCTCCGGTGGTGATATTCTGTTGCGAGCAAACGCTCAGGCTTACGAACAGATCGATTTTGAATCAGTGCCGCTCCGGACACATCCCGATGGGAGCCGCCTTACACTCGGCCAAGTGGCACGGGTGAAAGACGGTTTTGCAGAGGTCGATTCGCACGCACGTTTTGACGGGAAACCTTCGGCCTTGGTGCGTGTGTTTCGGGTGGGCGACCAAAGTGCGCTGGATATTTCACGATTCGTTAAGCAATACGTCGCCACCGCACAGCCTCATATGCCCGCAGGCATTTTTTTGGAAACGTGGCAGGACGATTCATCTTATCTGCGAAGTCGACTGGACCTTCTTTTGCGCAACGGACGGGCGGGACTGGTGTTAGTGTTTTTTATTTTGGCACTATTTCTCCGGTTTCGATTGGCAATGTGGGTGACCTTCGGGATCCCTGTTTCATTCCTCGGCACATTGTGGTTAATGCCGGCGATGGATGCATCGATCAGTTTAATCACGCTGTTTGCCTTTATTGTGGTGCTCGGTATTGTGGTGGATGACGCCATTGTGTTGGGCGAAAACATTTACACTCATCAGGAAAAATACGGACCGGGAATCAAAAGCACCATCAGCGGAGCGCTCGAGGTGGGGCGACCTGTAATCTTTGGAGTGCTCACCACAGTGGCAGCGTTTTACCCACTGCTTGCAATCGAGGGAAATACCGGAAAAATCTTGAGATATATTCCAATGATTGTGATGCCGACACTGTTGTTTTCATTGGTGGAATGTTTATTTATTTTGCCGGCTCACTTGCGGAATTTGCCCGATATAAAAAAAGAAAAAAAACCGGGTCCATGGGCAAGATTTCAATCCGCATTCGCCGGAGGTGTTGAGCGGTTCATATTGAAGGTGTACCAGCCCTTCCTGGAGACGTGTTTGCGCTGGCGATATCTCACTCTTTCAGTTGGGGTAAGCGCGCTATGCCTCACCCTTGCGGGTTATGCCGGCGGCCATTTCAAGTTCATTTTTTTTCCACCGGTAGAGGGTGATAACGTTGCCGCGTGGGTTAGTTTTGCCCGCGGAACGCCGGTGGAAGCCACCGAAAAGGCGGTGCAACAATTGGAAAATGCCGCGAAACAGTTGCAGCTAGAAATAACGGCCAGCGGCAATGATGACACCAATGCCATACTTCATTCGCTATCGAGTATCGGGCAGCAACCTTTCCGAATGGAAGCGGAAATGGCGGGGGGTAATTATGAGGCAAGTCATTTTGGCAGTCACAAAGGGGAGGTTCATTTGGAAGTGTCGCCTTCAGAAGAGCGCGGCATAACAAGTCAGGCGATGGCCGATCGCTGGCGGGAATTGGCTGGTGATTTTTCCGGGGCCACGGAAGTGGGTTTCAGTGCCAGTATTTTTTCTGCGGGAAAACCAATCAACATCAGATTGAGTGGCCCGGACCTCCCGGCGCTGAAGGCCGCTACGGAACAGTTGAAAGCCCGGCTCAGAAATTACCCCGGCGTGCAGGATGTCACGGATACGTTTCGAAGGGGTAAACGCGAATTAAAAATCAAGCTGAAACCCGAGGCTGAGCTGCTTGGGTTGCGTCAAGCCGATCTTGCGCATCAAGTTCGGCAGGCGTTTTACGGTGAGGAAGCCCAACGCGTGCAGCGCAATCGGGATGACGTGAAAGTGATGGTTCGGTATCCGCCCGATCGACGCCGATCGGTGCACGACCTCAGCGATTTACGTGTCCATACGCGGAGTGGATTTGAGGTCCCATTTTCAGAAGTGGGCGAGACTCAAGAAGACCGTGGGTATGCAAGTATTCGGCGAGTGGATGGCCGGCGCTCGGTAAATATTACTGCCGATGTGGATATCACCCAAATAGAGCCTAACAAACTGATCACCAGTTTGGAGGCAAATGATTTGCCAAAATTGGCCGCGGAATTCCCAGGCCTTCAACATAGTTTCCAAGGCGCGCGTCAGGAGCAAGAGCTCACACTTAACAGTATGTTCCGGTCATTTCTGGTTGCGATGGTGATGATTTACGCGCTACTGGCAATTCCGTTTGGGTCTTACATTCAGCCCTTTATCGTGATGATGGCAATCCCGTTTGGCCTAATTGGCGCGGTGTTGGGGCATTTGATTATGGGGATGGAGCTGACGGTGCTTTCGATGTTCGGCGTGGTGGCACTTACCGGTGTGGTGGTGAACGACAGTCTCGTGATGGTGGATTTTGTGAATCGCAATCGTCCGAAATACAAAGAAATCATCGACGCGGTTCGCGTGAGTGGTGTGGCGCGTTTTCGAGCAATTATGCTTACTTCACTTACCACCTTCGCAGGGCTGACGCCGCTGGTGTTTTTTGAGGAAAGTGTGCAGGCTCAGTTTCTCGTTCCGATGGCCGTGTCGATTGGCTTTGGTGTGATGTTTGCCACCCTGGTCACGTTGGTGCTCGTGCCTTCGTTTTACATGATCCTGGAAGACCTCCGCGCCAGTTGGCAGTGGCTTTACGGGACGCCCGCTGTCGAGCCCGAAAAAGGGTGAGCGGTTTTGCTTCCCCACGCGACATTTGCGCGTTAACGTCTCCGCCCGTCGCGCATGGCACGTAAAGCATCATTGTTGGTCATTTTCATGACCGTTTTCATCGACCTGATTGGTTTCGGGATCGTGCTGCCGGTGCTACCCCTTTACGCCAAGACTTACGGCGCGGCTGGCATCATCGCTGGCTTCATTGTGGCCTCGTATTCGCTGATGCAATTCCTTTTTGCTCCGTGGTGGGGGAGGCTGTCCGACCGCATCGGCCGGCGCCCTGTGTTGCTGATTAGCACAGCAGGCGCGTGTATTTCATATGTGTTGTTTGCGCTGGCGTGTTATTATGAATCGTTATGGGGCTTGCTCGCCTCGCGAATGGCGGCGGGGGTGTGCGGCGCAAACCTCTCAGTGGCCAGCGCCTACATCGCGGATATATCACCGCCCGAAGATCGCTCCAAACGCATGGGGCTCATTGGCATGGCGTTTGGCTTGGGCTTCATCGTGGGGCCGGCGTTGGGCGCGTTAAGCGCAGAATGGTTTGGCGTTACCGGCCCCGGCTGGACGGC
The genomic region above belongs to Limisphaerales bacterium and contains:
- a CDS encoding NAD(P)H-hydrate dehydratase; translated protein: MPLPVISVAQMREWEERTWAAGVSAEAVMKQAGGAVAGWAANFADFFDPSILFLIGKGNNGGDARIAAEILMAREFNGRIQVLEVSDGTEVLPDLSDVALVVDGLFGIGLNRELSVDWCEFINKLNAVTHGLRIPVLSVDVPSGLDADSGQPRGASVRADYTLTFGAPKCGLISDCAAEFVGHLEVAAEIGFVDAPPLGELRWVGADDSKRFAPKRLANSHKGTFGHVGIIAGSMGYHGAAVLAARAAESSGVGLVSVFTPAYAPVAAQLQSAMVHPWDANVVHTLSACTAVVIGPGLAGPDVPESLRQVTVNLWRESENPIVVDASALEWIANEPIPENAVRVVTPHPGEVARFLDTTAGIVQTDRMQAMRKVSAICGGAITVHKGRHTLVGGIEGPVSINSSGNPHLAQGGSGDVLAGHLGGWLARKDLESTPMEIVVQAVWRHGAAADNLSSLRHAWGLEALLSNLETDFDC
- a CDS encoding nucleoside monophosphate kinase — its product is MKYNAVLLFGAPGSGKGTQGRILRHLPDCYYFACGDAFRNLRPDDPLGKTFLEYSSRGELVPDEFTITLWQKNMESAIVKGAFHPKQDFLVLDGIPRNPHQVEMMSEHVNVMAVLHLACPDQEQMIQRIQRRALLESRLDDANLDIIRQRFETYKKETQPVLDCFDASIVHEIDSTQPPVKVLGGVAEALGQLEFCN
- a CDS encoding methionyl-tRNA formyltransferase, with translation MMAPRVLYMGTAELACPPLVALHQSSVADVVGVVTQPDRPSGRKLALQPSAVKQCALKLGVPVIQPKSLRNPESLKQLATFEADLFIVTAYGQILSQAALDLPPRGALNVHASLLPRHRGAAPIQWAILKGDATTGITLMRMDAGLDTGDIIASTATHIGSEDTAQTLHDRLSEMGAKLLIESLPGFLGGTLISVPQDDSASTYARKILKQDGLIDWAQPAITIQNKLRAFTPWPGLFTQLPTQKMRSVKIQKVSASTVSGNPGEVISANEQGIWVGCGEGSLSLLLLQREGGRPLNAVDFLNGCPLEPGSRLGQP
- a CDS encoding TetR/AcrR family transcriptional regulator, with translation MKLKDTKRDILDAAELLFAARGPQATSLRQIIGRAKVNLAAVHYHFGSKESLLQAVMSRRLVPLNAERLALLEEQERAYGRRPVPLRKVLGALVGPALRLSRNPQKGGAVFMQLLGRCFMEPDAKIQAMLDRQLEEVAGRFIPALRRALPKLPEEDFFWRIHFLVGAMAHTMADAERLRSFSGGRCDPDDTEAMVDHLVIFLSAGFKAKSR
- a CDS encoding efflux transporter outer membrane subunit — protein: MPVRSGFSLELPEQWTSGAGSTNALTADWWKSLGNFELNGLVQEALINNPNLQITAVRLEQARLRQRIASADRRPSLNASLDSNKKRSNFIGLPIGGASVLTSRSENYGFMLSSNWEMDVWGRIGAGQLAASMDTAAARAELRAGKQSLAAQTVKAWIALTEAREQLDLAAANVEILETSTRQADIRLGLGVGSALDLRLAETNLSATRALVEQWRSSRARAQRQLEVLLGRYPEGVLVGVPVLPELPPAMPAGLPSQLLTRRPDILGAHSRLIAADARTVVANAELYPVFSLTASGGTSSDELENLLNNHMLVWSLGANLTQPIFNSGRLRANVKLRQSLANEAVSQYRSTILNAFAEVETALNNERLLSEREAMLADAAGKAAQAFELAGDRFSRGLEPFARVLDAQRRVNELRGQKVGVRRLLLENRVNLHLALGGGFDLPQAEAEGRQ
- a CDS encoding efflux RND transporter periplasmic adaptor subunit; the encoded protein is MMRRVLQVALPVFVLGIGLYGSWWLTTHRKTVTAKSSERFKPRVESLSVKRVTFRPEIHSQGTAMPRREIGLSPVVSGRVVWVSPQLVVGGLFDQGTELVRIDRGDYELALRQATADIQTAQAGMTNALAKVASGVAQVAQAQALITREEAEAAAARAEWKLLGRKGEPAALLVREPQLREARATKASAEALTGASRAQFESGKAVLAAAEAVRDQALVNLKRCQLFAPFKGRVQSQSIGLGQLVSRGSVLAKIQPVAVAEVRLPLPIGEFKYLDLNEAMRGGIVDGPEVELSSGGEIWGGKIVRAEGEVDTRTRMITVVASVPGPYASGKPPLSFGRFVRARIDGRAMEGVVVLPRAALREGSGVYVLRNGKLFSQPVTLAWSDRARVVIDSGLKEGERVCLSPLDSFVEGMEVRSDE
- a CDS encoding efflux RND transporter permease subunit produces the protein MNNIIEWFARNRVAANLLAAFFIIAGLLAIPKIKQEVFPEFDSNWVLIEVPYPGAAPEETEEGICARVEQAVQGLEGVKQMVSTAAEGAGVVAIELLPRADGQKFLDEAKAKVNAIDTFPKEAEKPVISEIIIRKQVINIAVSGDVGEKALKRASERVRDELLAQSGITQVELVNVRPYEISIELREDELRRFNLTFDEVAAAVRSSSLNLPAGTLKTSGGDILLRANAQAYEQIDFESVPLRTHPDGSRLTLGQVARVKDGFAEVDSHARFDGKPSALVRVFRVGDQSALDISRFVKQYVATAQPHMPAGIFLETWQDDSSYLRSRLDLLLRNGRAGLVLVFFILALFLRFRLAMWVTFGIPVSFLGTLWLMPAMDASISLITLFAFIVVLGIVVDDAIVLGENIYTHQEKYGPGIKSTISGALEVGRPVIFGVLTTVAAFYPLLAIEGNTGKILRYIPMIVMPTLLFSLVECLFILPAHLRNLPDIKKEKKPGPWARFQSAFAGGVERFILKVYQPFLETCLRWRYLTLSVGVSALCLTLAGYAGGHFKFIFFPPVEGDNVAAWVSFARGTPVEATEKAVQQLENAAKQLQLEITASGNDDTNAILHSLSSIGQQPFRMEAEMAGGNYEASHFGSHKGEVHLEVSPSEERGITSQAMADRWRELAGDFSGATEVGFSASIFSAGKPINIRLSGPDLPALKAATEQLKARLRNYPGVQDVTDTFRRGKRELKIKLKPEAELLGLRQADLAHQVRQAFYGEEAQRVQRNRDDVKVMVRYPPDRRRSVHDLSDLRVHTRSGFEVPFSEVGETQEDRGYASIRRVDGRRSVNITADVDITQIEPNKLITSLEANDLPKLAAEFPGLQHSFQGARQEQELTLNSMFRSFLVAMVMIYALLAIPFGSYIQPFIVMMAIPFGLIGAVLGHLIMGMELTVLSMFGVVALTGVVVNDSLVMVDFVNRNRPKYKEIIDAVRVSGVARFRAIMLTSLTTFAGLTPLVFFEESVQAQFLVPMAVSIGFGVMFATLVTLVLVPSFYMILEDLRASWQWLYGTPAVEPEKG